The proteins below come from a single Chitinophaga pinensis DSM 2588 genomic window:
- a CDS encoding Crp/Fnr family transcriptional regulator — MKKDKHGCDLQSCMLCTLCIPAWKPALAAHRQHLTFKKGELLFREGEPVNGIYFVNAGKVKVHKHWGEGKELIVRFAKDGDIVGHRGVGSEMVYPVSATALEAVNICFIDMTFFQATLKVNHDFLQALMMFYATELQESEKNMRNLVHMPVKGRIAHALLNLQRKFGVNEEGYINMTLSRQDIASYTGTTYETAFRIMSDLIQEHIIIISGKSIAVKDPARLARLELEAG, encoded by the coding sequence ATGAAGAAAGATAAACATGGTTGCGATCTGCAATCCTGTATGTTGTGTACATTATGTATACCCGCCTGGAAACCGGCTTTAGCAGCACATCGGCAACATCTTACATTTAAAAAAGGTGAATTGCTTTTTCGGGAAGGAGAACCAGTGAATGGAATTTATTTCGTGAATGCAGGTAAAGTAAAAGTGCATAAGCACTGGGGCGAAGGCAAAGAGCTGATCGTCCGTTTTGCAAAAGATGGAGATATCGTAGGGCATAGGGGAGTAGGCAGCGAAATGGTCTATCCTGTGTCAGCGACCGCTCTCGAAGCAGTGAACATTTGTTTTATTGACATGACCTTTTTCCAGGCAACACTGAAAGTCAACCATGATTTCCTGCAGGCCTTAATGATGTTCTATGCCACCGAATTGCAGGAGTCAGAAAAGAATATGCGCAACCTCGTGCATATGCCGGTGAAAGGGCGCATTGCACATGCGCTGCTGAATTTACAGCGGAAGTTCGGCGTCAACGAAGAAGGCTATATCAATATGACGCTGAGCCGGCAGGACATTGCTTCCTATACCGGTACAACATATGAAACGGCTTTCCGTATCATGAGCGACCTGATACAGGAGCACATCATCATCATCTCCGGTAAAAGCATCGCTGTGAAAGATCCTGCGCGGCTTGCCCGGCTTGAGCTGGAAGCTGGTTAA
- a CDS encoding response regulator transcription factor, translating into MIKVVVVEDHPIMVEGLKNILRSDAGIEVSGAYGDGKSALQALEKGQPDVILMDVNLPDISGVNLCGEVKKKYEDIKIIALSIHDEQPVIHSMLQNGASGYVLKNALGNEIIHAIYAIMDGEEYLCSSTKEALKNADMELLKAIPRITRREKEILQLIGKGLTTMQIADQLFISTHTVESHRKNLMEKFGVNNTTSVVKLASEYKLL; encoded by the coding sequence ATGATCAAAGTAGTAGTGGTGGAAGACCACCCGATTATGGTGGAAGGACTGAAGAATATCCTGCGTAGCGATGCAGGTATAGAAGTGAGCGGTGCTTACGGAGATGGTAAAAGTGCATTACAGGCGCTTGAAAAAGGACAGCCTGACGTCATACTGATGGATGTGAATCTGCCGGATATCAGTGGTGTAAACCTCTGTGGTGAAGTGAAGAAAAAATATGAAGATATCAAGATCATAGCGCTGAGTATACATGACGAACAACCCGTTATCCACAGCATGTTACAGAACGGGGCCAGCGGATATGTATTGAAGAATGCATTGGGCAATGAGATCATCCACGCCATCTATGCGATCATGGATGGAGAAGAATATCTCTGCAGCAGCACTAAGGAGGCGCTGAAAAATGCAGACATGGAACTGTTAAAAGCGATCCCCCGCATTACCCGCAGGGAAAAAGAAATATTACAGCTGATCGGTAAAGGACTGACGACCATGCAGATCGCAGATCAACTGTTCATCAGTACACATACAGTGGAAAGTCACCGTAAGAACCTGATGGAGAAATTTGGTGTGAATAACACCACTTCCGTGGTAAAACTGGCGTCGGAATATAAACTGCTTTAA